The Chitinophagales bacterium genomic sequence GTTCTTGTGTCTATACCCAGTCCTATTACAATAGCAGATATAACGAGTATAGCTGTAAGTGAAGCAGGAATGGCTTTAGTTATCTTGGGCAATCCCCATATGATGAGCATGGTCAGCAAAACTAATCCCAGCATCAACATAAGGGTAGATCCGGTCATCCAATGCAGTGTACCTGTATTATCCGCTTCTTTGAACTGTGTAAGCTGTGCCATAAAGATGACGATAGCCAGGCCATTTACAAACCCGTACATCACAGATTGAGGTACAAGGCGTATGAACTTACCCAGTCGAAATATGCCTGCCAGTACCTGCATAATGCCCGCCAGTATCACAGTTGCGAAAATATATTCCTGTCCGTGAGTTACTACCAGGGCGGCAATCACAACGGCAACTGCACCTGTCGCTCCGGATATCATGCCCGGTCTGCCACCTAGTACAGATGTTACCAGCCCCATTACAAATGCAGCATAGAGGCCTATCAGGGGAGACAACCCTGCTATGAGCGAAAAGGCTACAGCTTCCGGCACCAATGCAAGTGCAACAGTGAGACCGGATAGTATCTCGTTCTTATAATTAACCTTCTGTCTGAAGTCAAATAATTGAAATATCGGCTTCATGAATTATTCTATATGACTATTATGGTATTGGATGTTGCCTATAAGGCGTTTTGCAATTAGCTCCCGGTAGTTATCTGAACCTGATAACTGATTAAGAATTATTATGCTCTGTCTTGGGAGGTGCAAAGGTACTGGTTTGAGGGATGTATTGCAAAATAAATATGTACTGAATTGCTTGTATTATATAGTAGATTAGCGTCCCGGTATCAATAATGCAGAATAAAGGATCTCTCAGACAATATGATGTAATAATAGCAGGTGCAGGACCTGCAGGATGTGCTGCTGCATTAGCACTGAAAGACAGTGGGTTGAAAGTAGCACTACTGGAGCGGGATATTTTTCCAAGGGATAAAGTGTGTGGAGATGCTGTGCCCGCGAGAGCCATCAATACGCTGCGTAAGATAGATACTGTATTGGCAGATACCTTTAATAGTTTTGAACAAAAGTTGCTGACCAGGCATACTGATGTTGTGTATAACAACAAATCCCTGAAACTACACTGGCAGATACCGGCTTATACCTGCAAACGTATTGATCTTGATAACTACCTGTTTCAGCTGGTACAGCAATATGCGAGTACTGATGTTGTACAGGATTGCAAAGTGGTAAGTGTTGGGCCCGGAGAACAAGGGTATGTAATAACAGACAAGCAAGGGAATACGTACCATGCAAAATTAGTGATAGGTGCTGACGGTGCTCAAAGTGTTACCTCGAAGCAACTTACCTCAACCATTTTAGACAGGGAACATCATATTGGTGCGGTAAGAGCTTACTACAAAGGAATAGATAAGCTGGATGCAGACAAGACAGAAATGTATATCAACAAGAATTTTTTGCCGGGTTATTTCTGGATATTTCCTGTAGCAGGAGGTATGGCTAATGTTGGTTTCGGGATGATCAGCAGTGATATCGTAGCGAAAAAGGCCAACCTGAGAGCCATGTTCTACGATTTCATTTACGGAGTGCCCGGGTTAAAGGAACGCTTTAAGTACGCTGAACCTGTAGGTAAGCTGGAAGGGCATAGCCTGCCATTGGGCTCAAGAAGAGTACAGATGTCGGGAGATAACTTTATGTTATGCGGTGATGCGGCATCGCTGATAGACCCGATAACCGGAGAAGGTATTGGTAATGCTATGGCAAGCGGCAGGTTGGCGGGGCTGCACGCTATTCGTTGTTTTGAACATAATGACTTTTCTGCTGCGTATATGAAAACATACGACAACGCAGTATGGAAAGAGCTGGGTGATGAATTGCTTCTGCGTACACGGGCACAAAAGTTATTCAGACGTATGCCCGCTTTGCTGGACGTTGTATTCTTGGTTGCGGGGTGGGAGCCTGTAAGGAAGTTAATACAGGAGCGTTTTTAACAAGTACATCTACTGCCCCTTTTGATATAACAGAAATAGGGGGTACTTTAAAGTTTCAAACAGTATTACATGTCAATATTTCGTCGCAAAACTCTTGAACATATTAATAAGGAAGTAGCCAGTGGCATGAGCGATGCACATGCCGCAGGTATGAAACGTGTTCTGGGTGTACGCGACCTTACGTTCATGGGGGTAGCGGCAATAGTTGGCGCAGGTATCTTTTCGACCATAGGCAAGGCTAGCTTTGAAGGCGGTCCCGGAATTGTTTTATTATTCCTATTCGTGTCTGTGGCTTGCGGATTTGCAGCCATGTGTTATGCTGAATTTGCCAGTATGGTACCTGTGTCGGGAAGCGCGTATACTTATTCATATGTTGCATTCGGAGAAATAATAGCCTGGATCATAGGGTGGGACCTGTTGATGGAATACGCGATAGGCAATATTGCAGTAGCTATTTCGTGGAGCGATTATTTTACATCGTTGCTGGAAGGTTTCGGGCTGCATGTACCTCACTGGATGACCATGGATTACTGGACCGCAAAAGACATGGGTACTGAGGCAGCTAAGGCTGCATGGATGAATGCCCCTGAATTAGGTGCCGTAAAACTGATCTTTGACCTACCTGCATTCTTTATCACATTTATCATTACATGGATCATATATGTGGGTATAAAGGAGAGCAAGCGTAGTACCAATGCAATGGTGATATTTAAGCTGGCAGTGATTGGGCTGGTGATACTGGCAGGTATGTTTTATATACAGCCTGATAACTGGAGCCCGTTTATGCCCAATGGACTGAGAGGGGTTATGGGCGGCACTGCTGCAGTGTTCTTCTCTTATATCGGCTTTGATGCTATTTCAACTACAGCAGAGGAGTGTAAAGATCCGCAACGAGATCTGCCCAAGGCTATGTTCAATGCTCTTATTATATGTACCATCTTATATATTGCTATAGCCCTGGTACTGACAGGTATGGTCAGCTATATGGACCTGAATGTGGGCGACCCGCTTGCATATGTATTCCAGGCCAATCATGTTGACTGGCTGGCTGGCATTGTCGCCATCAGTGCTATTGTGGCTACTGCCAGTGTATTGATGGTATTTCAACTGGGGCAGCCACGTATATGGATGAGTATGAGCCGCGACGGCCTCTTGCCTGCTGCTTTTTCACGTATTCACCCCAGGTACGGTACTCCTTCTTTTTCTACTATACTTACGGGGCTGGTAGTGGGTATTCCTGCTATGTTCCTGAATCTTGATGTTGTAGTAGACCTGTGCAGTGTTGGTACCTTATTTGCATTTGTACTGGTGTGTGCAGGTATTATACGGCTTCAGCAACAACGTAAGAAGCTTTTGGCAGAGGGCAGGGCAGACGAGCTACCTCCCAGCAGGTATAAAGTACCGTATATAAACGCAAAGTATATAGTGCCTGTTTTATTTCTTCTTACTGTAACATTGTATGCCATGAATAATCCGGGAGGTATCGGTGCATTGTTTGAAGCAAAAGGAGAGGGTTATAACGGTATCAGGGAACAGATTCCATTTATTGCATTCGGTATCGTGTTTCTTATTATGTCTGTATTGTCGTACCTGCACGACTACTCGTTGATACCGGTGGTTGGTTTTCTTTGTTGCAGCTATTTGCTCTGCGAATCCGGCACTTCAAATTGGGAACGTTTCCTTATATGGTTGGTGATAGGTCTTGTCGTATACTTTACTTACGGTAGATATAAAAGTAAACTGAATAAAGCAGAGCAGGCTTAAAGCCTGCTCTTAATAGTATCATTTACAGAAAGTAATTAGTCTTTGTTGTCACTTTCGCTATAGTAGTTGTTCTCCTCATCTTCTTCACCTATTTCTTCGTCATCGTCGTCCAACTCACTACCGGGTATATCAAGGTCGCTGCCTGATTCATCGATCTCTTCATTCAGAGGGTCTCCGTCATCGTCAGTATTATCCAACTGTGTGTTACCCATTTGTTCATCATCTCCTTCATCCATGTCCTTGTCCTTATCTCCCAGAGACTCCAGGTCTTCCTGAGTAACGTCTCCGTCAGTGCTCATGACAATTTCATCTTCTTGCTTGTGGTAGTTGCTTGTCATTGTAACTTCAATTTAGTGTTGTTTGTTAAAGAGGCGGAACTCTTCTGTGCTCGTATTGTTTCCAGTTGATGTCTCCACCCATTGTCCCGAAAAAACGCCTGAAGCTTGATTGCTCATCAGTGAGCGAAGCATTAAAGTTTTTACTTCTTGCCAGTTCAGGATTGATCTCAGGATTGAAGTTACTATATTTTTTTACAGAGTCCATGACAAAAGGCATATGATATATTTGTGTCCCGAAGCGCACTTTTGTGAACTTACGGAGCAGGGCAGACTGAAAGGGGTCAGATGCCAATGCCAATACTTTGAAATGGTGTTTTTTAGCCACCAGGTAAGAGTAGTAAGCATTTTCAGTGCTGTGTCTGGCCATCGTGTCATAAAAGATATTTTCTTTGGGTATACCCAGCGCCTGTGCATATAGTCCCATTACTTTTGATTCATAATACGGCTGGTATACGGCATTACCTGAGAAGATAATGTTCTTTGTCATGCCGTTCTTATACAGCACATATGCCCATATAACACGAGCCTTCATTACTGAATCCCAATGGCCATTCTGCAATGGGATACCGGGAACAATGATCGCATCAAAAACTACGTTATGTTCCTTTGCATTTTCAAATGCCCTTTTGGGCCCTCCCACTACAGATATGCAACCGGAACAATAAAGGATAAAAGAAAGCAGTAATATTGAAACGATATATTTCATTGAACTAATATTTTTTCTGTAACAATTACAGCCTTATAAAGTTCAATGATATAGTGTGAATGTATCTATAAAACTTATTGATAGTCTTTTACAATATTTTTCAGTTCGTTCAGCTTCATCAGGGCCTCAACAGGAGTGAGCGTGTTAATATCTGTTTCGGACAAAACTTTCTGTATGTCCCGCAGGTCGTCTGTAAGGCCATTGAAGATATTCAACTGGTAGTTGGCGGCTGCAGGTTGCACTTTCTTTATCTTTTCGGACGTAGAGCTTTCGCTGCTGTGCTTTTCTTCCAGTAGGCTGAGTATCTCGTTGGCGCGATCTAACAGAGAGTGGGGCATACCTGCCATCCGTGCTACCTGTATACCAAAGCTATGGCGACTGCCGCCCGGTGCCAGCTTACGCAGGAATATTACTTTGTTGCCGGTTTCTTTGTGGGTGATATGGTAGTTCCTGACCCTCTCTAATCGTTGTTCGAGCTCATTCAGTTCGTGGTAGTGGGTGGCAAACAATGTTTTAGGTTTTGCTGCTGTATTGTGCAGATGCTCAACAATTGACCATGCTATTGATATACCGTCATAAGTACTAGTACCACGACCTATTTCATCCAGCAATACAAGGCTGCGTTCCGTTATGTTATTGATGATACTGGCTGTCTCGTTCATCTCCACCATAAAGGTACTTTCGCCACCACTCAGGTTGTCTGAAGCTCCTACTCGTGTAAATATTTTATCTGTCAGCCCGATCTTTGCACTATCGGCAGGTACAAAGCTGCCCATGTGTGCCATCAGGGTTATGATAGCAGTTTGCCTGAGTAGTGCTGATTTACCACTCATGTTTGGCCCGGTCAGGATAATGACCTGTTGTTCAGTTTTGTCTAACACAAGGTCGTTGGCTATATAAGCTTCTCCCGGGGGGAGTTGTTGCTCAATTACAGGGTGGCGTGCCTGCTTTATGTTCAGTACAGGTTCCTGCGTTATTTCAGGCCTGTGGTATTTGTATTGTTTTGCATTGTAAGCAAAGCTCAGCAGGCAATCCATCTGGGCTATGATATGTGCATTGGTCTGTATAGTTGAGATGTAAGGCTCTATTTCTGCCAATAATTGCTGATACAGATCCAGCTCTATAGCCAGTATTTTTTCTTCTGCACCCAGTATCTTCTCCTCATACTCTTTCAGTTCCTGTGTTATATATCGCTCGGCGTTGGCCAGGGTTTGTTTACGTACCCATTCAGGAGGTACCTTGTCTTTATGGGTATTGGTTACTTCGAGGTAGTAGCCAAATACATTGTTGAAGGATATTTTGAGCGAAGGAATACCTGTGCGTTCTGATTCTTTCTGTTGTATCTCCAGCAGGTATGTCTTGCCACTGCGTGATATCTTTCTCAGGTCGTCCAGTCCTTTATGAACCTCTTCCCTGATGATGCCGCCTTTTGCTGTTTGTGCCGGGGCGTCATCAACTATCGTATTCAGTATACGTTCCTGCAACTCTGTAAGGGGCTGCATCAGCCGGGTCATGTTCGCCAACTGCTCGTAACCATCGTTGTTACATAAATCCAGTATCTCGGCCATGAAACGAAGACTTTTGGCCAGTTGCAGTACCTCGCGTGGATTGGCTTTCTTCAGTGGTATCTTGCCTACCAGTCTTTCTACATCGCCTATCTGTTTCATCAGGTTGACGATGGATATATTCAGGGACTGGTCTTTGATGAGATGACTCACCAGGTCTAACCTGTTGTTGATACGGTGTATGTCGAACAGGGGGAATATCATCCAACGTTTCAACATACGGGCACCCATTGAAGTACAGGTACTGTCGATAGCCTGCAGCAGGCATGCTCCTTTTTCATCAGTGCTGTGAACCAGTTCCAGGTTACGGATGGTAAACCTGTCCATCCAAAGGAAGTCATCGGCAACTATGCGCTGCAGGGTGTTTATATGTTGCAGGTTGGCATGTTCAGTATCTTTCAGGTAGTGCAGTGTTGCTCCTGCTGCAATAGCCGCCGCTTTAGAACCGTCAAGGCCATATCCTTTAAGTGAAGTTGTCTGGAAGTGCCCTGTCAGCAGGTCGTAAGTATATTGCTCCTGGAATACCCATTCGTCCAGCAAAAAGGTGTATACCTTGGTGTCAAACTGCTCGCGGAATCTCTTTTGTTGCGACTTGGACAGCAGTACTTCAGAGGGCTGAAAGCTTTGCAGCAACTTGTCCATATATTCTGCGATGCCTTGTGCAGCATAAAATTCGCCTGTACTGATGTCTACAAAGGCTATACCACATTGGTCGTCTCCCAGGTAAAGGGCAGCCAGAAAGTTGTTGGTCTTGTTCTCTAATAACTTGTCATTGGTAGCTACGCCGGGTGTTACCAGTTCTGTAACACCTCTTTTTACAATACCTTTTACTGTTTTGGGGTCTTCCAACTGATCGCAAATGGCTACACGGTAGCCGGCCTTTACCAATTTGTGCAGGTAGGTGTCAACAGAGTGGTGAGGGAAACCCGCCAGCTCAATATGTGAGGCGGAGCCATTGGCCCTTTTGGTCAACGTAATACCTAATACACGGGATGAGATAAGCGCATCCTCGCCAAAGGTCTCATAGAAATCGCCCACACGGAACAACAATACAG encodes the following:
- the mutS gene encoding DNA mismatch repair protein MutS produces the protein MAKGKKSAETPLMKQHGEIKAKYPDAVLLFRVGDFYETFGEDALISSRVLGITLTKRANGSASHIELAGFPHHSVDTYLHKLVKAGYRVAICDQLEDPKTVKGIVKRGVTELVTPGVATNDKLLENKTNNFLAALYLGDDQCGIAFVDISTGEFYAAQGIAEYMDKLLQSFQPSEVLLSKSQQKRFREQFDTKVYTFLLDEWVFQEQYTYDLLTGHFQTTSLKGYGLDGSKAAAIAAGATLHYLKDTEHANLQHINTLQRIVADDFLWMDRFTIRNLELVHSTDEKGACLLQAIDSTCTSMGARMLKRWMIFPLFDIHRINNRLDLVSHLIKDQSLNISIVNLMKQIGDVERLVGKIPLKKANPREVLQLAKSLRFMAEILDLCNNDGYEQLANMTRLMQPLTELQERILNTIVDDAPAQTAKGGIIREEVHKGLDDLRKISRSGKTYLLEIQQKESERTGIPSLKISFNNVFGYYLEVTNTHKDKVPPEWVRKQTLANAERYITQELKEYEEKILGAEEKILAIELDLYQQLLAEIEPYISTIQTNAHIIAQMDCLLSFAYNAKQYKYHRPEITQEPVLNIKQARHPVIEQQLPPGEAYIANDLVLDKTEQQVIILTGPNMSGKSALLRQTAIITLMAHMGSFVPADSAKIGLTDKIFTRVGASDNLSGGESTFMVEMNETASIINNITERSLVLLDEIGRGTSTYDGISIAWSIVEHLHNTAAKPKTLFATHYHELNELEQRLERVRNYHITHKETGNKVIFLRKLAPGGSRHSFGIQVARMAGMPHSLLDRANEILSLLEEKHSSESSTSEKIKKVQPAAANYQLNIFNGLTDDLRDIQKVLSETDINTLTPVEALMKLNELKNIVKDYQ
- a CDS encoding geranylgeranyl reductase family protein, which codes for MQNKGSLRQYDVIIAGAGPAGCAAALALKDSGLKVALLERDIFPRDKVCGDAVPARAINTLRKIDTVLADTFNSFEQKLLTRHTDVVYNNKSLKLHWQIPAYTCKRIDLDNYLFQLVQQYASTDVVQDCKVVSVGPGEQGYVITDKQGNTYHAKLVIGADGAQSVTSKQLTSTILDREHHIGAVRAYYKGIDKLDADKTEMYINKNFLPGYFWIFPVAGGMANVGFGMISSDIVAKKANLRAMFYDFIYGVPGLKERFKYAEPVGKLEGHSLPLGSRRVQMSGDNFMLCGDAASLIDPITGEGIGNAMASGRLAGLHAIRCFEHNDFSAAYMKTYDNAVWKELGDELLLRTRAQKLFRRMPALLDVVFLVAGWEPVRKLIQERF
- a CDS encoding amino acid permease — protein: MSIFRRKTLEHINKEVASGMSDAHAAGMKRVLGVRDLTFMGVAAIVGAGIFSTIGKASFEGGPGIVLLFLFVSVACGFAAMCYAEFASMVPVSGSAYTYSYVAFGEIIAWIIGWDLLMEYAIGNIAVAISWSDYFTSLLEGFGLHVPHWMTMDYWTAKDMGTEAAKAAWMNAPELGAVKLIFDLPAFFITFIITWIIYVGIKESKRSTNAMVIFKLAVIGLVILAGMFYIQPDNWSPFMPNGLRGVMGGTAAVFFSYIGFDAISTTAEECKDPQRDLPKAMFNALIICTILYIAIALVLTGMVSYMDLNVGDPLAYVFQANHVDWLAGIVAISAIVATASVLMVFQLGQPRIWMSMSRDGLLPAAFSRIHPRYGTPSFSTILTGLVVGIPAMFLNLDVVVDLCSVGTLFAFVLVCAGIIRLQQQRKKLLAEGRADELPPSRYKVPYINAKYIVPVLFLLTVTLYAMNNPGGIGALFEAKGEGYNGIREQIPFIAFGIVFLIMSVLSYLHDYSLIPVVGFLCCSYLLCESGTSNWERFLIWLVIGLVVYFTYGRYKSKLNKAEQA
- a CDS encoding YdcF family protein, with product MKYIVSILLLSFILYCSGCISVVGGPKRAFENAKEHNVVFDAIIVPGIPLQNGHWDSVMKARVIWAYVLYKNGMTKNIIFSGNAVYQPYYESKVMGLYAQALGIPKENIFYDTMARHSTENAYYSYLVAKKHHFKVLALASDPFQSALLRKFTKVRFGTQIYHMPFVMDSVKKYSNFNPEINPELARSKNFNASLTDEQSSFRRFFGTMGGDINWKQYEHRRVPPL